The Micromonospora sp. WMMD961 genome has a segment encoding these proteins:
- a CDS encoding acyltransferase: MTSAAAVSTARPAAPARLPSLTGLRWIAALLVFGFHAGTMRIIAEPDYKAVVDALFTLGLSGVQFFFILSGFVLVWSARVSDSRRTFWRRRVAKIYPNHLVLWGAALLVAWWFADPVLPTVALENLLLLQAWDPRMGWFYSVNTVSWSLSCEFFFYLCLPLALPLLRKARPKLLWVLIVALPLLILALWPAQQLVPEVSRWWFTQIFPPVRSLEFWLGAVAAELMRRGLWRGPGLTVASVIFVGTWVAAAQWIPAELWTTLLAVAYLLVITAAADADVRDKRSPWRSRPLIWLGEVSFAFYLVHVLVMTSVLRWSGDWGTGFTGWRGPVVVLGFLVVNLVLAGLLHRFVETPMMRRLAPRRPARPTAVPRQRAAEPDAVGARTDAAGESGQTSGRSTYVDSR, translated from the coding sequence ATGACCAGCGCCGCTGCGGTGTCGACCGCCCGGCCCGCCGCGCCCGCCCGGCTGCCCTCGCTGACCGGGCTGCGGTGGATCGCCGCGTTGCTGGTCTTCGGCTTCCACGCCGGCACCATGCGGATCATCGCCGAGCCGGACTACAAGGCGGTGGTCGACGCGCTGTTCACCCTCGGCCTGTCCGGGGTGCAGTTCTTCTTCATCCTCAGCGGGTTCGTGCTGGTCTGGTCGGCCCGGGTCAGCGACTCCCGGCGCACCTTCTGGCGGCGTCGAGTTGCCAAGATCTACCCGAACCACCTGGTGCTGTGGGGAGCCGCGCTGCTGGTCGCCTGGTGGTTCGCCGACCCGGTCCTGCCGACGGTCGCGCTGGAGAACCTGCTGCTGTTGCAGGCTTGGGACCCCCGGATGGGCTGGTTCTACAGCGTCAACACGGTGAGCTGGTCGCTCTCCTGCGAGTTCTTCTTCTACCTGTGCCTGCCGTTGGCGCTGCCGCTGCTGCGCAAGGCCCGTCCGAAGCTGCTGTGGGTGCTGATCGTCGCGCTGCCGCTGCTGATCCTCGCGCTCTGGCCCGCCCAGCAGTTGGTGCCGGAGGTGAGCCGGTGGTGGTTCACCCAGATCTTCCCGCCCGTACGGTCGCTGGAGTTCTGGTTGGGTGCGGTGGCGGCCGAGCTGATGCGCCGGGGCCTCTGGCGCGGCCCGGGGCTGACCGTCGCCAGCGTGATCTTCGTGGGTACCTGGGTGGCAGCCGCGCAGTGGATCCCCGCGGAGTTGTGGACCACGCTGCTCGCGGTCGCGTACCTGTTGGTGATCACCGCCGCCGCGGACGCCGACGTACGGGACAAGCGGTCGCCGTGGCGGTCCCGGCCGCTGATCTGGCTCGGCGAGGTCTCCTTCGCCTTCTACCTGGTCCACGTGCTGGTGATGACCAGCGTGCTGCGCTGGAGTGGTGACTGGGGGACCGGCTTCACGGGCTGGCGCGGCCCGGTCGTGGTGCTCGGCTTCCTGGTGGTGAACCTGGTCCTCGCCGGGCTGCTGCACCGCTTCGTCGAGACGCCGATGATGCGTCGGCTCGCACCGCGCCGCCCGGCCCGTCCGACGGCTGTCCCCCGACAACGCGCGGCCGAACCCGACGCCGTCGGCGCGCGGACCGACGCGGCCGGCGAGAGCGGGCAGACCAGCGGTCGATCAACGTACGTCGACTCGCGCTGA
- a CDS encoding glycosyltransferase codes for MVNEPTHAPLLSIVVPVYGVEAYLYQCLESIRADIPAGESDTVEMIAVDDASPDGCGDMLRSYAAGRDGVRVVHLSSNVGLGLARNAGLDVATGRYVWFVDSDDWLPPGTIAAVLDRLRQHQPDVLMLDHLRVHEDGRREVDASSHLLRGIGGVTRLDDQPQLLRVQHTAWNKVVRRDFLDHLELRFFPGWYEDIPFSHPLLIGAEKISVLDRVCYLYRQGRHGAITSTRSGRHFDAFTQYERLLDWVARKHPDERLQAELFQLMINHYLVVVGNDGRLHPHLRRDFFHRAAEHYRRYLPAGGYPLPSGVTGLKHRLVGRGDWLAYSALRQAHRVAGRLRRPSPAGDVDTGSGSVTADDDPGRGAGAATTDEGVTTTQRRDALAGSRLS; via the coding sequence GTGGTCAATGAGCCGACGCACGCACCGCTGCTGAGCATCGTCGTGCCCGTGTACGGCGTCGAGGCGTACCTGTACCAGTGCCTGGAGTCGATTCGGGCCGACATCCCGGCGGGCGAGTCGGACACGGTCGAGATGATCGCCGTCGACGACGCCTCCCCGGACGGCTGCGGCGACATGCTGCGCTCCTACGCCGCCGGCCGCGACGGTGTCCGCGTCGTGCACCTGAGCAGCAACGTGGGTCTGGGCCTGGCCCGCAACGCCGGGCTCGACGTGGCCACCGGCCGGTACGTCTGGTTCGTCGACAGCGACGACTGGTTGCCGCCGGGCACGATCGCGGCGGTGCTGGACCGGCTGCGTCAGCACCAGCCCGACGTGCTGATGCTGGACCACCTGCGGGTGCACGAGGACGGTCGGCGGGAGGTCGACGCGAGCAGTCATCTGCTGCGCGGCATCGGGGGCGTGACCCGTCTCGACGACCAGCCGCAGCTGCTGCGGGTGCAGCACACCGCCTGGAACAAGGTGGTCCGGCGGGACTTCCTGGACCACCTGGAGCTGCGCTTCTTCCCCGGCTGGTACGAGGACATCCCGTTCAGTCACCCCCTGCTGATCGGTGCCGAGAAGATCTCCGTGCTGGACCGGGTCTGCTACCTGTACCGGCAGGGTCGGCACGGCGCGATCACCTCGACCCGCAGCGGCCGGCACTTCGACGCGTTCACCCAGTACGAGCGACTGTTGGACTGGGTCGCCCGCAAGCACCCGGACGAGCGGTTGCAGGCCGAGCTGTTCCAACTGATGATCAACCACTATCTGGTGGTGGTGGGCAACGACGGCCGGCTGCACCCACACCTGCGGCGGGACTTCTTCCACCGGGCCGCCGAGCACTACCGCCGGTACCTGCCCGCCGGCGGTTATCCGCTGCCGTCGGGCGTGACCGGGCTCAAGCACCGCCTCGTGGGGCGCGGCGACTGGCTGGCGTACTCGGCTCTGCGCCAGGCGCACCGGGTCGCCGGTCGCCTGCGTCGCCCCAGCCCCGCGGGCGACGTCGACACCGGCAGCGGTTCGGTCACCGCCGACGACGACCCGGGTCGGGGGGCGGGCGCCGCGACGACGGATGAGGGCGTCACGACCACGCAGCGGCGCGACGCGCTGGCCGGGAGCCGCCTGTCGTGA